A single genomic interval of Natator depressus isolate rNatDep1 chromosome 14, rNatDep2.hap1, whole genome shotgun sequence harbors:
- the LOC141998343 gene encoding uncharacterized protein LOC141998343: MLRLLRVGRAAGRGGALALQAPPAPRRTGATGRPCKGGGPDPARPGPADGPSPLAPHSWGAQPHVVDLRSDTVTRPSAEMRQAMAQAEVGDDDYGEDPTVNELQHLAAQLLGMEEALFVPTSTMANLIAVMCHCRCRGAQLLVGREAHLHVFEQGGVAQVAGVHSQVLQDLPDGTLDLDELESTVRAGYGSQYHPRSVLICLENTHNSAGGRVLPLAYLREVRLLADRYRLHIHMDGARLMNAAVAQGIAPAQITQHCDSVSLCFSKGLGAPAGALVAGCREFVAEAWRMRKLLGGGMRQAGVLAAAARVGLERMEETLQRDHSNARSFAQGVLELGSPICSVDPSAVETNMVLVKVAVPWLSPEKLCERMQAVSEEEVAETGRAVSVRLFPWAACSLRAVWHCDVSAQDTQLAANKLKFVAEQCRRERGAAP, from the exons ATGCTGCGGCTGCTTCGCGTgggtcgcgccgccgggcgggggggggcgctcgCTCTGcaagccccccccgccccacggcgcaCCGGGGCGACCGGGCGTCCCTGCAAGGGGGGAGGCCCCGACCCGGCCAGGCCCGGCCCGGCCGATGG cccctcgccGCTGGCCCCGCACAGCTGGGGGgcccagccccatgtggtggATCTGCGCAGCGACACAGTGACCCGGCCCAGCGCGGAGATGAGACAGGCCATGGCCCAGGCCGAGGTGGGGGATGACGACTATGGGGAGGACCCGACGGTCAATG AGCTGCAGCACTTGGCCGCCCAGCTCCTAGGAATGGAGGAGGCTTTGTTTGTGCCAACGTCGACCATGGCAAACCTCATTGCTG TGATGTGCCATTGCCGGTGCAGGGGGGCTCAGCTGCTCGTCGGGAGGGAGGCCCATCTGCACGTCTTCGAACAGGGAGGGGTTGCTCAG GTAGCTGGGGTCCATTCCCAGGTGCTGCAGGATCTGCCAGATGGCACCTTGGACCTCGACGAGCTGGAGTCGACAGTCCGTGCGGGTTATGGCAGCCAGTACCACCCTCGCTCAGTGCTCATCTGCCTGGAGAACACCCACAACTCTGCAGGGGGCCGGGTGCTCCCCCTTGCCTACCTCAGGGAG GTGCGCCTGCTTGCTGACCGCTACAGGCTGCACATCCACATGGACGGGGCACGGCTGATGAACGCAGCTGTGGCCCAAGGCATTGCCCCGGCTCAGATCACCCAGCACTGCGACTCCGTCTCCCTCTGCTTCTCCAAG GGGCTGGGTGCCCCGGCCGGAGCGCTGGTTGCTGGGTGCAGAGAGTTCGTGGCAGAGGCCTGGCGCATGCGGAAGCTGCTTGGTGGAGGGATGCGCCAGGCAGGGGTGCTGGCGGCAGCTGCCCGCGTAGGGCTGGAGCGCATGGAGGAGACGCTGCAGAGAGACCACAGCAACGCCCGCAGCTTCGCCCAAG GCGTCTTGGAGCTTGGCTCGCCCATCTGCTCCGTCGACCCTTCGGCTGTGGAGACCAACATGGTGCTGGTGAAGGTGGCTGTGCCCTGGCTGTCCCCGGAGAAGCTGTGTGAGCGCATGCAGGCGGTGAGCGAGGAGGAGGTGGCTGAGACAGGGCGTGCTGTCAGCGTGCGGCTGTTCCCGTGGGCCGCGTGCTCCCTGCGGGCTGTCTGGCACTGTGACGTCTCCGCACAGGACACCCAGCTGGCAGCCAACAAGCTGAAATTTGTGGCCGAGCAGTGCAGGCGGGAGCGAGGTGCTGCACCCTAG